Proteins encoded within one genomic window of Bacteroidales bacterium:
- the purE gene encoding 5-(carboxyamino)imidazole ribonucleotide mutase: MENKEPKVSIIMGSTSDMPIMEEAVKILEEFQIYYEINALSAHRTPDKVMDFAMNAYGRGVRVIIAGAGGAAHLPGVIAACTPCPVIGVPIKSSNSIDGWDSILSILQMPSGIPVATVALNGAANAAILAAQMLATGDEKMLQKVRDYKEKLKSKVVKANDELAKIKNNFKTN; this comes from the coding sequence ATGGAAAATAAAGAACCTAAGGTAAGTATAATAATGGGAAGCACTTCGGATATGCCCATTATGGAAGAAGCTGTAAAAATACTGGAAGAGTTTCAGATATATTATGAAATCAATGCACTGTCGGCACACCGCACACCCGACAAGGTGATGGATTTTGCTATGAATGCTTATGGCCGCGGAGTTCGTGTTATCATTGCCGGAGCCGGCGGAGCTGCGCATTTGCCGGGAGTTATAGCAGCCTGCACTCCTTGTCCTGTAATTGGTGTTCCAATAAAATCATCTAATTCTATTGATGGTTGGGATTCTATTCTTTCAATTTTACAGATGCCTTCGGGTATTCCTGTTGCTACTGTTGCATTGAATGGCGCTGCCAATGCAGCTATACTGGCAGCACAGATGCTTGCCACAGGTGATGAAAAAATGTTGCAGAAAGTTCGCGATTATAAAGAAAAACTGAAATCGAAGGTTGTAAAAGCCAATGATGAATTAGCTAAGATCAAAAATAATTTTAAGACGAATTAA
- the hpt gene encoding hypoxanthine phosphoribosyltransferase, translating to MKTVQIKDKEFSVSIKENDILKAIDAIAGKINKDMSDKNPLFLVILNGSFMFAADLCKRLTMPCEISFVKLSSYQGTQSTLNVKTLIGLDDDIKDRNIVVVEDIVDTGHTIEDTLKSLEQYKPASVKIATLLFKPKAYVKNFPIDYIGIEIPNDFIVGYGLDYDGYGRNLADIYKIV from the coding sequence ATGAAAACAGTCCAGATAAAAGATAAAGAATTTTCTGTTTCTATTAAAGAGAATGACATTCTTAAAGCTATTGATGCAATTGCCGGAAAGATAAACAAGGACATGAGTGATAAAAACCCTTTATTCCTTGTTATCCTTAATGGTTCATTCATGTTTGCCGCCGACCTTTGTAAAAGGCTTACCATGCCATGCGAAATATCTTTTGTCAAGCTATCGAGCTACCAGGGAACACAATCTACACTAAATGTAAAAACGCTCATAGGATTGGATGATGACATCAAAGACCGCAACATAGTTGTTGTTGAAGATATTGTTGATACAGGTCATACTATAGAAGATACACTGAAAAGCCTGGAACAATATAAACCGGCTTCGGTTAAAATTGCTACTTTGCTTTTTAAACCCAAAGCTTATGTAAAGAATTTTCCTATTGACTATATAGGCATTGAAATTCCAAATGATTTTATTGTAGGCTACGGACTCGACTATGATGGCTACGGTCGCAACCTTGCTGATATTTACAAGATAGTATAA
- a CDS encoding adenylate kinase, which translates to MLNLILFGPPGSGKGTHSLKLVDKYNLVHISTGDIFRSETSNKTELGLKAKSYMDKGALVPDELVIDMLFSVMDRHENAKGFVFDGFPRTLVQADKFDEMLNKKNMPISMVVSLEVSDDELIKRLVKRGIESGRSDDTEEVIKQRLDVYNKQTKPLLDYYKNKKLLQSVYGIGSIEEIFNSICERINGKR; encoded by the coding sequence ATGCTGAATCTCATTCTTTTTGGTCCTCCGGGATCTGGTAAAGGAACCCACTCCTTAAAACTTGTGGATAAATACAACCTGGTACACATCTCTACCGGAGATATTTTCCGCAGCGAAACAAGCAATAAAACCGAATTGGGACTGAAAGCCAAAAGCTATATGGATAAAGGCGCACTGGTTCCCGATGAATTGGTAATCGACATGCTTTTTTCTGTTATGGATCGCCATGAAAACGCTAAAGGCTTTGTGTTCGATGGTTTTCCAAGAACATTAGTCCAGGCAGACAAGTTTGATGAAATGCTGAATAAAAAGAATATGCCCATTTCTATGGTTGTATCGCTCGAAGTTAGTGATGATGAACTTATAAAAAGACTGGTGAAACGTGGCATAGAATCAGGAAGAAGCGATGATACCGAAGAGGTGATCAAGCAACGACTTGATGTGTATAATAAACAAACCAAACCACTGCTCGACTATTATAAAAACAAAAAATTACTTCAATCTGTGTATGGCATTGGCAGTATTGAAGAAATTTTTAATAGTATTTGCGAACGAATCAATGGAAAACGCTAA
- the obgE gene encoding GTPase ObgE — MASSNFVDYIKIFCRSGKGGAGSAHLHRAKYVPKGGPDGGDGGRGGHIILKGNNQLWTLLHLKYTRHVFAEPGQNGSENQSSGLAGKDRIIEVPLGTVAKDAETGEIKCEITKDGETVILIKGGRGGLGNQHFKTSTNQTPRYAQPGEPSIESTIILELKILADVGLVGFPNAGKSTLLSKVSAAKPEIADYPFTTLVPNLGIVSYRDNRSFVMADIPGIIEGASEGKGLGLRFLRHIERNSILLFIVPADSKDIKKEYQILVNELKQYNPELIHKERILAVSKSDLLDDELRAEIKKTLPRVAHIFISSHTGDGLLKLKDLIWKKLTSYDIE, encoded by the coding sequence ATGGCTTCTTCAAATTTTGTTGACTATATAAAAATTTTTTGTCGCTCAGGTAAAGGTGGCGCCGGTTCTGCGCATCTGCACAGGGCCAAGTACGTTCCTAAAGGCGGTCCCGATGGCGGCGATGGTGGAAGAGGTGGACATATTATTCTAAAAGGAAACAACCAGTTGTGGACATTGCTTCACCTGAAATATACAAGACATGTTTTTGCTGAACCCGGACAGAATGGTAGCGAAAATCAAAGTTCAGGACTTGCAGGGAAAGATCGTATCATCGAAGTTCCTTTAGGAACAGTAGCAAAAGATGCGGAAACAGGAGAAATAAAATGCGAAATAACTAAAGACGGCGAAACAGTTATACTTATAAAAGGTGGAAGAGGAGGTTTAGGAAACCAGCATTTTAAAACTTCTACAAACCAAACCCCGCGTTATGCACAGCCCGGCGAGCCTAGTATAGAAAGCACGATAATACTCGAACTGAAAATACTTGCCGATGTTGGCCTTGTTGGTTTTCCTAATGCAGGAAAATCAACATTGCTTTCAAAAGTTTCAGCAGCAAAACCCGAAATAGCAGATTATCCATTCACCACACTGGTTCCAAACCTTGGTATTGTTTCATACCGCGATAATAGGTCATTTGTAATGGCTGATATTCCAGGCATCATAGAAGGCGCCAGCGAAGGCAAAGGACTTGGATTGCGCTTTTTACGCCATATTGAAAGAAATTCCATTCTGCTTTTCATCGTTCCTGCAGATAGCAAAGACATAAAAAAAGAATACCAGATTTTAGTGAATGAATTAAAACAATATAATCCTGAATTAATTCATAAAGAACGTATTCTTGCTGTTTCGAAAAGCGATCTGCTTGATGATGAACTGAGAGCGGAAATAAAAAAGACATTACCTCGCGTTGCACACATTTTCATTTCTTCACATACCGGCGATGGACTATTGAAGTTAAAAGACCTGATCTGGAAAAAGCTTACATCATACGATATTGAATAA